In the genome of Nocardia sp. NBC_00416, one region contains:
- a CDS encoding RNA polymerase sigma factor: MTTIESAPNSVPDTVTLVSRARDGDIRAYEQLVVRFQAQMFRLASKMLADRGEAEDVVQEVFLGAWRRLHQLDDDAAFVGWLYRMTTNRCLNVIRARRPQVDVDLDTTESPRSDIQPEQAVQVRTQLEALNAALQELTPEQRACWLLRELHGLAYAEIGEIVGANSDAVRGRIARARAQLAEVMKPWR; encoded by the coding sequence GTGACCACGATCGAATCCGCACCGAATTCGGTGCCCGATACCGTAACCCTGGTCAGCCGGGCGCGTGACGGCGATATCCGGGCCTACGAGCAATTGGTGGTGCGCTTTCAGGCGCAGATGTTCAGGTTGGCGTCGAAGATGCTGGCCGACCGCGGTGAGGCAGAGGATGTGGTGCAGGAAGTCTTCCTCGGCGCGTGGCGGCGGCTGCACCAACTCGACGACGACGCCGCGTTCGTGGGCTGGCTGTACCGGATGACCACCAACCGATGCCTCAATGTCATCCGGGCTCGCCGCCCGCAGGTCGATGTCGATCTGGATACGACCGAATCGCCCCGGTCCGATATTCAGCCCGAACAAGCGGTCCAGGTCAGGACCCAGCTGGAGGCACTGAACGCGGCATTACAGGAACTGACTCCCGAACAGCGCGCCTGCTGGCTGCTGCGTGAGTTGCACGGCCTCGCCTACGCAGAGATCGGCGAGATCGTGGGCGCGAACAGTGACGCGGTGCGAGGTCGCATCGCGCGGGCCCGGGCGCAATTGGCCGAGGTGATGAAGCCATGGCGATGA
- a CDS encoding DUF6286 domain-containing protein codes for MIRRSRRTLPATLVALVLLGGCVAVIVSLVQRLRDTGEYISYNTVARYVHETAWSDLPVLFAALAAVVIGVLLVAAAVFPGRARVLPLTAEDPAGDLDAGVRRGDLAAMLRGAATRVDGVESARIRIRRDTVTVTARTDRHNQDGMAEEVCAALRARIQQVGRPVRRVRTELHGPKSPTVKRGRRADAPARGSHASMARAGQRQAEDLPATGAAPRPGTGGR; via the coding sequence GTGATCCGCAGGTCCCGCCGCACCCTGCCCGCCACGCTGGTCGCCCTCGTCCTGCTGGGCGGGTGTGTCGCGGTGATCGTGTCGCTGGTGCAGCGGTTGCGCGACACCGGCGAGTACATCTCCTACAACACTGTGGCGCGGTATGTGCACGAGACGGCGTGGAGCGATCTGCCCGTACTGTTCGCCGCGCTCGCAGCGGTGGTGATCGGGGTGCTGCTGGTCGCGGCGGCCGTCTTCCCCGGGCGGGCTCGGGTCCTGCCGCTGACCGCCGAGGATCCGGCCGGTGACCTCGACGCCGGGGTGCGTCGCGGTGATCTGGCCGCGATGCTGCGCGGCGCCGCGACGAGAGTGGACGGGGTGGAGTCGGCACGGATCAGGATCCGCCGCGACACCGTCACGGTGACCGCCCGGACCGACCGGCACAACCAGGACGGGATGGCCGAGGAAGTCTGTGCCGCGCTGCGCGCCCGGATCCAGCAGGTCGGGCGGCCGGTGCGCCGGGTGCGAACCGAACTGCACGGACCGAAATCGCCGACCGTGAAACGCGGCCGCCGCGCCGACGCACCGGCACGCGGATCCCACGCATCGATGGCGCGGGCCGGACAGCGACAGGCCGAAGACCTACCGGCAACCGGCGCCGCGCCCCGACCCGGAACGGGAGGACGGTGA
- a CDS encoding DEAD/DEAH box helicase family protein — protein sequence MDSIPEWADLGPTFEWRTSQRHLLELCSHVTSDRWHLCAPPGAGKTLIGLELARQAGGRTLVLSPTAAIRDQWCAAVGLFGAEPETFASTTLDRPAQLYSVTYQLLGNPGAAERELRAAARRRWVAEVAAQVGAAAAADRIAVVERSDARRAKTELARHVRALRRSLSTGEDVGLDPVALLGERTSALLDRLAARDIRCLVLDECHHLLDWWALVVNALVARLSAQGPLAVIGLTATLPEPGTEQEKSNYTGLLGAVDAELHLAAMVAEGGVAPWRDGLHVAELEPAESRFLDTWSITFAAQLDTVLVTEPFIDWVVTRVEGGEVTAWDRLRDNDPLVAAALARWWRARGLVLPAGFRRPGTADADDPMTLDDRLLLADAWLHAPDAEVPPELRDDLKRMLRRHGVAISTAGLRWTRSTADIVCSRSAAKGRAACEILCREAEVRQDRLRALVVVERDRATSPPAAGRAVLGEDEGTAAGVLAAICGFGQVAQRGVLCVTGSGAWCDALGAERIQHAFALSAPDGRWVSTRGCDIPAVVELVGRGAAWEPAHWLRAARGVLEDGAAQTLVATRALVGEGWNYPGLNVLVDLTEIGSSTAMTQLRGRALRIDPRQPDKIASLWDVVIAHPTAHGDWRRFRRRHARWWGPDGNGAVVTGPGKVHPRATGVTPPPATEHETINRASAALMADQPGTSRVWSMVDAGGIATSQLRVVSRRRRAQVRTRDRGRWLSGAGLAVAAGTVGAAAVEVTGPAAVLPGVALVVGLLAVAIRGRARSERATLVAFGRAVATGLAAAGHSGLQAAEIVAISDSDGVAVRIHHVVDDAATVWADALEELLGPLGTPRWMLVSGDRAWRVPRRIGAAKNSAEAFARAFRRHVPGARLLRAGTPEAAAHVLRATRTRPEVIHRTLRWTGDERAGRARSCPDGSAV from the coding sequence GTGGATTCGATCCCGGAGTGGGCAGACCTCGGGCCCACCTTCGAATGGCGGACTTCGCAGCGTCACCTGCTCGAATTGTGTTCCCATGTGACCAGCGACCGGTGGCATCTGTGTGCGCCGCCCGGCGCGGGCAAGACGCTCATCGGCCTGGAACTCGCTCGACAGGCCGGCGGCCGCACGCTGGTCCTGTCGCCTACGGCGGCGATCCGCGACCAGTGGTGTGCGGCTGTCGGCCTGTTCGGTGCGGAACCGGAGACCTTCGCGAGCACGACATTGGATCGTCCCGCGCAGTTGTACTCGGTGACCTATCAACTGCTGGGCAACCCCGGCGCGGCTGAACGGGAGCTGCGCGCCGCGGCGCGGCGGCGGTGGGTGGCGGAAGTCGCAGCTCAGGTCGGTGCCGCCGCGGCCGCGGACCGGATCGCCGTGGTGGAGCGCAGTGATGCCCGTCGCGCGAAAACCGAACTCGCCCGCCATGTTCGGGCCCTGCGCAGATCGCTGTCCACGGGCGAGGACGTCGGTCTGGACCCGGTGGCCTTGCTGGGGGAGCGGACCAGTGCCCTCCTCGATCGCCTCGCCGCGAGGGATATCCGCTGTCTGGTGCTCGACGAATGCCATCATCTGCTGGACTGGTGGGCGTTGGTGGTGAACGCCCTGGTCGCCCGGCTGTCCGCGCAGGGGCCGCTGGCCGTGATCGGGTTGACCGCGACGCTACCGGAACCCGGCACCGAGCAGGAAAAGTCGAACTACACCGGTCTGCTCGGCGCGGTGGACGCGGAACTGCACCTGGCGGCGATGGTTGCCGAGGGCGGCGTGGCACCGTGGCGTGACGGCCTGCACGTCGCCGAGCTGGAGCCGGCCGAGTCGCGGTTCCTGGACACCTGGTCGATTACCTTCGCCGCCCAACTCGACACGGTACTGGTGACCGAGCCGTTCATCGATTGGGTGGTCACCCGGGTCGAGGGCGGAGAGGTGACCGCCTGGGATCGGCTCCGGGACAACGATCCACTGGTCGCCGCGGCGCTGGCACGATGGTGGCGGGCGCGCGGTCTCGTATTGCCCGCCGGATTCCGCCGGCCCGGGACGGCGGACGCTGATGATCCGATGACTCTGGACGACCGCCTCCTGCTCGCCGACGCGTGGTTGCATGCGCCGGACGCCGAGGTCCCACCGGAGCTGCGCGACGATCTGAAACGTATGCTGCGCCGCCACGGCGTCGCGATCTCCACAGCGGGCCTGCGCTGGACCCGTTCGACCGCGGACATCGTGTGCTCGCGGTCCGCGGCCAAAGGCAGGGCGGCGTGCGAGATCCTGTGTCGGGAGGCCGAGGTCCGGCAGGATCGGCTCCGTGCGCTCGTCGTCGTCGAACGCGATCGCGCCACGAGCCCGCCGGCCGCCGGGCGGGCCGTGCTGGGCGAGGACGAGGGCACCGCGGCCGGAGTGCTGGCGGCGATATGCGGCTTCGGTCAGGTGGCGCAGCGGGGAGTCCTGTGTGTCACGGGCAGCGGGGCATGGTGTGATGCGCTGGGTGCGGAGCGTATTCAGCACGCCTTCGCCCTGTCCGCCCCGGACGGACGATGGGTGAGCACTCGCGGCTGCGATATACCGGCGGTCGTGGAGTTGGTCGGCCGTGGTGCGGCGTGGGAGCCCGCGCACTGGCTGCGGGCGGCCCGCGGGGTGCTCGAGGACGGGGCCGCGCAGACGCTGGTGGCGACCAGAGCGCTCGTCGGTGAAGGCTGGAACTACCCCGGGCTCAACGTGCTGGTCGATCTCACCGAGATCGGTAGCTCCACCGCGATGACCCAGCTGCGCGGACGCGCGCTGCGGATCGACCCGCGGCAGCCGGACAAGATCGCGTCCCTGTGGGATGTCGTGATCGCCCACCCGACCGCGCACGGCGATTGGCGCCGGTTTCGCCGTCGGCATGCGCGGTGGTGGGGTCCCGATGGGAACGGCGCCGTGGTGACCGGGCCCGGCAAAGTGCATCCGCGGGCGACCGGCGTGACACCGCCGCCCGCGACGGAACACGAGACGATCAACCGCGCGAGCGCGGCCCTGATGGCCGACCAGCCGGGCACGTCGCGGGTGTGGTCGATGGTGGACGCCGGTGGAATCGCCACGAGCCAGCTCCGGGTCGTGTCCCGGCGCCGGCGCGCGCAGGTGCGTACGCGCGATCGCGGCCGGTGGTTGTCCGGCGCCGGCCTGGCAGTCGCCGCGGGGACGGTCGGCGCCGCCGCGGTCGAGGTGACCGGTCCGGCGGCGGTGCTGCCGGGCGTCGCCCTGGTCGTGGGTCTGCTGGCTGTGGCGATTCGCGGGCGGGCCCGCTCCGAGCGCGCGACCCTGGTCGCGTTCGGGCGTGCCGTGGCGACGGGCCTGGCCGCCGCCGGTCACTCCGGACTGCAAGCGGCCGAGATCGTCGCGATATCCGACTCCGACGGGGTAGCCGTGCGGATCCACCACGTCGTCGACGATGCCGCGACGGTCTGGGCCGACGCACTGGAGGAATTGCTGGGGCCGCTGGGCACCCCGCGCTGGATGCTGGTCAGTGGTGATCGGGCGTGGCGCGTTCCCCGCCGGATCGGTGCCGCGAAGAATTCGGCCGAAGCGTTCGCCCGCGCTTTCCGGCGGCATGTCCCGGGCGCCCGGCTGCTCCGTGCCGGAACGCCGGAGGCGGCGGCACACGTACTCCGAGCCACGAGAACCCGCCCGGAAGTGATCCATCGAACCCTGCGCTGGACCGGGGATGAGCGCGCCGGCCGTGCTCGATCCTGCCCGGACGGGTCCGCGGTTTGA
- a CDS encoding cupin domain-containing protein yields MSGLVRKNFDSPEETRLFEQGKGKLDLVNLESGAVGRAVFEPGWRWSEHVKPIAQTDSCQAAHTGYCVSGHMTVVMDDGEKQEYGPGDFMIAPPGHDAWIVGDEPCVMIDWQGFTDYAKR; encoded by the coding sequence ATGTCCGGTTTGGTGCGCAAGAATTTCGATTCGCCCGAGGAAACTCGCCTTTTCGAGCAGGGCAAGGGCAAACTCGATCTCGTCAACCTCGAATCCGGTGCGGTGGGCCGGGCAGTGTTCGAACCCGGCTGGCGATGGTCGGAGCATGTCAAGCCGATCGCACAAACCGACAGTTGTCAGGCGGCGCATACGGGCTATTGCGTCTCGGGGCATATGACGGTGGTGATGGACGACGGCGAGAAACAGGAATACGGGCCCGGCGATTTCATGATCGCTCCGCCTGGGCACGACGCCTGGATCGTCGGAGACGAACCCTGCGTCATGATCGACTGGCAGGGTTTCACCGATTACGCCAAGCGCTGA
- a CDS encoding Asp23/Gls24 family envelope stress response protein: MTSSTADKTSVDTAAAGSGKAPAESAKKSTLVTEQGTTTIADIVVQKVAGLAAREVNGVHDLGGNTARAIGALRERIPGGSASSGQGVSVEVGEAQAAVDLQIVVEYGVAIADLARAVRRNVITAIEQMTALEVVEVNINVNDVFIPGDDDETDVPSRVQ; encoded by the coding sequence ATGACCTCTTCGACCGCTGACAAGACCAGCGTCGACACCGCGGCGGCCGGCTCCGGGAAAGCACCTGCGGAGTCGGCGAAGAAAAGCACGCTGGTGACCGAACAGGGCACCACCACCATCGCCGATATCGTCGTGCAGAAGGTCGCCGGGCTGGCCGCCCGGGAAGTGAACGGTGTGCACGATCTCGGCGGCAACACCGCCCGCGCCATCGGCGCGCTGCGCGAACGCATCCCCGGCGGGTCGGCGAGTTCGGGCCAGGGCGTCTCGGTCGAGGTCGGCGAAGCCCAGGCGGCCGTCGACCTGCAGATCGTCGTCGAGTACGGCGTCGCCATCGCCGATCTCGCGCGCGCGGTGCGGCGCAATGTGATCACCGCGATCGAGCAGATGACCGCACTCGAGGTGGTCGAGGTCAACATCAACGTCAACGATGTCTTCATCCCCGGTGACGACGACGAGACCGACGTTCCCAGCCGGGTCCAGTAG
- a CDS encoding ABC transporter permease: protein MTTSPPRSGSVLDNPRRTEPDPGAETGSGRSVRIGRVIPSVVTVAVLVAVWQAYVEISGIRPQLLPSPSRVVGQGWAHRDEIAVHAAATLQVTLTGFAVSLSLAWLLAVVVDFSPWLRRAFVPLFVASQTLPIIAIAPLMVIWFGFGLLPKVLVVALVTFFPMAIGLIEGFAAADREAGALLRSMGASRGQVFRYVRLPSALPRFFTALRIGITYAVVGAVFAEYVGAREGLGIYMSLQKNSFRTDLVLAAVLVTALISIALYLLTFAIERVVAPWARAENRSRRG, encoded by the coding sequence ATGACTACCTCTCCTCCCCGTAGCGGTTCCGTGCTCGACAACCCGCGGCGCACCGAACCGGACCCCGGAGCCGAAACCGGTTCCGGGCGATCGGTGCGGATCGGCCGGGTGATCCCGTCCGTAGTGACGGTGGCGGTGCTGGTCGCGGTCTGGCAGGCCTATGTCGAGATCAGCGGTATCCGTCCGCAACTGCTTCCGTCCCCCTCGCGCGTGGTGGGGCAGGGGTGGGCGCACCGCGACGAGATCGCCGTCCACGCCGCCGCCACCCTGCAGGTGACGCTGACCGGGTTCGCCGTGTCCCTGAGCCTGGCCTGGCTGCTGGCCGTCGTGGTCGACTTCTCGCCCTGGCTGCGCCGGGCGTTCGTGCCGTTGTTCGTGGCCTCGCAGACATTGCCGATCATCGCGATAGCGCCGTTGATGGTCATCTGGTTCGGGTTCGGTCTGCTTCCGAAAGTCCTGGTCGTCGCGCTGGTCACCTTCTTCCCGATGGCAATCGGCCTGATCGAGGGGTTCGCCGCGGCCGACCGGGAGGCGGGCGCTCTGCTGCGCAGTATGGGGGCCTCACGCGGCCAGGTGTTCCGGTACGTGCGACTGCCGTCCGCGCTACCGCGGTTCTTCACGGCGTTGCGGATAGGGATCACCTATGCCGTCGTCGGCGCCGTGTTCGCCGAGTACGTCGGCGCCCGCGAGGGTCTGGGCATCTACATGAGCCTGCAGAAGAACTCGTTCCGCACCGACCTGGTGCTGGCGGCGGTACTCGTGACCGCGCTCATCAGTATCGCGCTGTACCTGCTGACGTTCGCGATCGAAAGGGTCGTCGCACCGTGGGCCCGCGCGGAGAACAGGAGCCGCCGTGGTTGA
- a CDS encoding ABC transporter ATP-binding protein, with protein MVDARGNRIVVDALTKSFPRPGRRTANRQVLGGLSFTARPGEFVSLIGPSGCGKSTLFNMLAGLESPDSGSIHFGTSDGEPASAHSAYMPQRDLLFPWRTVLDNTILGLQVHGVPKSEARRRARELFGVFGLSGFEDARPAQLSGGMRQRAAMLRTVVQERELLLLDEPFGALDSLTRTEMQSWLQDVWQRYRWMVLMITHDIREAVYLSDRVIVLSARPATVRREVRVDLPRPRELSMITAPEFVAVERELLDTLTDEAGSPPAGEGSAVRSVPGPR; from the coding sequence GTGGTTGACGCACGCGGAAACCGGATCGTCGTCGACGCCCTCACCAAATCGTTTCCCCGGCCCGGTAGGCGGACCGCGAACCGGCAAGTACTGGGCGGCTTGTCGTTCACGGCGCGACCCGGCGAGTTCGTTTCCCTCATCGGTCCGAGCGGGTGTGGCAAGAGCACCCTGTTCAATATGCTGGCCGGCCTGGAGTCCCCCGACTCGGGCAGCATCCACTTCGGCACGAGCGACGGCGAGCCGGCGTCCGCGCACAGCGCCTATATGCCGCAGCGGGATCTGTTGTTCCCGTGGCGCACTGTCCTCGACAACACGATTCTGGGCCTGCAGGTGCACGGTGTTCCCAAGTCCGAGGCCCGGCGCCGAGCTCGCGAACTGTTCGGTGTCTTCGGGCTGTCCGGGTTCGAGGACGCGCGCCCGGCCCAGCTTTCCGGCGGTATGCGGCAGCGGGCGGCGATGCTGCGTACTGTCGTCCAGGAGCGCGAACTACTGCTGCTGGACGAGCCTTTCGGTGCGCTCGACTCGCTGACGCGCACCGAGATGCAGTCGTGGCTGCAGGATGTCTGGCAGCGGTACCGGTGGATGGTGTTGATGATCACCCATGACATCCGTGAGGCGGTGTATCTGTCGGACCGGGTGATCGTGCTGTCGGCGCGGCCGGCCACCGTGCGCCGCGAGGTCCGCGTCGATCTCCCGCGGCCGCGGGAACTGTCCATGATCACGGCCCCCGAGTTCGTCGCAGTGGAACGCGAGCTGCTCGACACGCTGACCGACGAGGCGGGTAGTCCGCCGGCCGGCGAGGGTTCGGCCGTGCGGTCGGTTCCCGGTCCTCGGTAG
- a CDS encoding alkaline shock response membrane anchor protein AmaP, giving the protein MTRADRPAALNRILLALVGALLVAVGALGLAAHFGRLGGVDTDSGLVPGTAAPPTWVFWAVVVGAVVLGLLCLRWLFAQFFRMPKPVSWRLEAPEAAGTTVLDSGTAAAPVAADIESFPEVRTAKAWLSGPCDSPELRLVVTAEPYADIAALRRRILDDAVARLGRALDFEDITVQLELRFADAGRPAPLR; this is encoded by the coding sequence ATGACACGTGCCGATCGGCCGGCCGCGCTGAACCGAATCCTGCTCGCGCTCGTGGGGGCGCTGTTGGTGGCGGTCGGCGCGCTGGGACTGGCAGCGCATTTCGGGCGGCTCGGCGGGGTGGACACCGATTCCGGCCTGGTTCCCGGTACCGCCGCGCCGCCGACCTGGGTTTTCTGGGCGGTGGTCGTCGGGGCGGTCGTCCTCGGCCTGCTGTGCCTGCGCTGGCTGTTCGCGCAGTTCTTCCGGATGCCGAAACCGGTGTCGTGGCGACTCGAGGCGCCGGAAGCCGCCGGAACGACGGTGCTGGATTCAGGGACCGCGGCGGCCCCGGTGGCCGCCGATATCGAGAGTTTCCCGGAAGTCCGGACCGCGAAAGCCTGGTTGAGCGGACCGTGCGATTCCCCTGAGCTGCGGCTCGTGGTGACGGCCGAGCCCTATGCCGATATCGCCGCACTGCGCCGTCGGATCCTCGATGACGCGGTCGCCCGGCTGGGCCGCGCACTCGACTTCGAGGACATCACGGTGCAGCTCGAACTGCGGTTCGCGGACGCGGGCCGTCCCGCGCCGCTGCGCTGA
- a CDS encoding anti-sigma factor family protein: protein MAMNETTAQDYRLPCGRELEQVWARLDQIEQGHPDAHEATCPYCRAAYESLLALRAATSELLAEPDTAPPDMVGRIMSAVRAEVRRGRTLDLPTPRAGSVEVSEQAVAAILRFAADSVPGVRARRCRIREAGTGPDGARLLDVEMTVAVHLGPRTLGELLPEVRTRITAALPDRVGAVLHRLDLHVGDLYEHDSDTDPGGGQTGGPA from the coding sequence ATGGCGATGAATGAGACCACCGCACAGGACTACCGGCTGCCGTGCGGACGGGAACTGGAGCAGGTGTGGGCGCGGCTCGACCAGATCGAGCAGGGTCATCCCGATGCCCACGAGGCCACGTGCCCCTACTGCCGGGCCGCCTACGAGAGCCTGCTGGCCCTGCGCGCCGCGACCTCGGAACTCCTCGCCGAACCCGACACCGCGCCGCCCGATATGGTCGGACGCATCATGTCCGCGGTGCGTGCCGAGGTACGGCGCGGACGCACGCTGGACCTGCCGACGCCACGTGCGGGCAGCGTCGAGGTGAGCGAACAGGCTGTCGCGGCGATACTGCGTTTCGCCGCGGACTCCGTCCCCGGAGTGCGGGCCCGGCGGTGCCGGATCCGGGAGGCCGGAACCGGACCGGACGGCGCGCGCCTGCTCGACGTGGAGATGACGGTCGCGGTACACCTGGGTCCGCGCACCCTCGGCGAGCTGCTGCCCGAGGTGCGCACTCGGATCACCGCCGCACTGCCCGACCGCGTCGGCGCCGTGCTGCACCGGCTGGACCTGCACGTCGGCGATCTCTACGAGCACGACAGTGACACCGATCCAGGCGGCGGCCAGACGGGTGGCCCGGCATGA
- a CDS encoding alpha/beta fold hydrolase, protein MAYRDIGPGADGAVPVVLVHGMGGDGHTWKRFARSLARAGRRVVVPDLRGHGRSSHTRSYLFAEFGADVLRLCDHLELDRVDLVGHSLGGYAVSCIAQERPAQVRNLVLEECPLPLRSGGEERRLSSRFPTAPELWHATSSLVRHPRAMLAFDRSMTRTALEQFRKPHPGWWERLPAITARTLVLRGGPGGMVDPDGLELVRAAIPDCTVGVFTCGHSIHRDRYREFSAMVQPFLV, encoded by the coding sequence ATGGCCTACCGGGACATCGGGCCGGGCGCGGACGGCGCCGTGCCCGTGGTCCTGGTGCACGGTATGGGCGGTGACGGGCACACCTGGAAACGCTTCGCCCGGTCCCTGGCGCGCGCCGGGCGCCGGGTGGTCGTTCCGGATCTGCGCGGGCACGGACGCAGTTCGCATACCCGGTCCTATCTGTTCGCCGAGTTCGGCGCGGACGTGCTGCGGTTGTGTGATCATCTCGAGCTCGACCGGGTGGATCTGGTCGGTCATTCCCTCGGCGGCTACGCGGTGTCCTGCATCGCCCAGGAACGCCCCGCCCAGGTGCGCAATCTGGTGCTGGAGGAATGCCCGTTGCCGCTGCGCTCCGGCGGTGAGGAACGCCGGCTCAGCAGCCGATTCCCGACCGCACCGGAGCTGTGGCACGCGACGAGCAGCCTGGTCCGGCACCCGCGCGCGATGCTGGCTTTCGACCGGTCCATGACCCGCACCGCGCTCGAGCAGTTCCGCAAACCGCACCCCGGTTGGTGGGAACGGCTGCCTGCCATCACCGCGCGGACTCTGGTCCTGCGCGGCGGCCCCGGCGGAATGGTCGACCCGGACGGGCTCGAGCTGGTCCGCGCCGCCATCCCGGATTGCACGGTCGGCGTCTTCACCTGTGGTCACAGCATCCACCGCGACCGCTACCGTGAGTTCTCCGCCATGGTTCAGCCGTTCCTCGTGTGA
- a CDS encoding Asp23/Gls24 family envelope stress response protein encodes MSAARTSIVVGDPVIAAVAARAAAATPGVVRLEPGVRGLVGTAVRLGRQRLTGNQPAPAEGVRVRRTTAGLQVSVDIAIGAHRRAADIGPAVQQEIVRAVREQTGERVDEVCVCVLDIEPEQR; translated from the coding sequence ATGAGCGCCGCCCGGACATCGATCGTCGTCGGCGATCCGGTGATCGCCGCCGTCGCCGCGCGGGCGGCGGCCGCCACACCCGGAGTCGTCCGCCTGGAGCCGGGTGTGCGGGGGCTGGTCGGCACGGCCGTGCGGCTGGGCCGGCAGCGATTGACCGGAAACCAGCCCGCCCCGGCGGAAGGCGTCCGGGTCCGGCGCACCACCGCCGGCCTGCAGGTATCGGTGGATATCGCCATCGGCGCGCACCGGCGGGCAGCCGATATCGGACCCGCCGTTCAGCAGGAGATCGTCCGGGCCGTCCGTGAACAGACCGGCGAGCGCGTGGACGAGGTATGCGTCTGCGTGCTCGATATCGAGCCGGAGCAGAGATGA
- a CDS encoding ABC transporter substrate-binding protein, with product MSARRGRVLAVVVAAVAVLSALTGCDAGGGDDRTIRFALDWTPNTNHTGLFVAQQRGYFAEAGLDVEILPYNNTAVDTVIDAGNAEFGVSTHNSSTFSRASGGHTLSVLAPLQRWATGIGVKADRADITRPKDLDGKTYAGFGDPGEVEALQQVIRNDGGTGDFESVTLGTSAYEAVYSGRADFTVSYLAWEGIEAEHNGTPMKYFRYTDFGFPDSYAIVIDANEDWLAADPDRAARFVQALQRGYQFAADDPDAAAQDLIDANPGAFNDEKLVFESQRMLAEQFMKGPDGRVGAQTREQWAANSGFLYEKGLLTGPDGAPLAQEPDWSTYFTDDYLSSP from the coding sequence GTGAGCGCCCGCCGGGGCCGTGTCCTCGCCGTGGTCGTCGCCGCGGTGGCGGTCCTGTCCGCGCTCACGGGGTGCGACGCGGGCGGCGGCGACGATCGGACCATTCGATTCGCGCTGGACTGGACTCCGAACACCAACCACACCGGCCTGTTCGTCGCGCAGCAGCGCGGCTATTTCGCCGAGGCCGGCCTGGATGTGGAGATCCTGCCGTACAACAACACCGCCGTCGATACGGTCATCGACGCCGGGAACGCCGAATTCGGTGTCAGCACGCATAATTCGTCGACATTCTCGCGTGCGTCCGGGGGACACACACTGTCGGTGCTCGCGCCGCTGCAGCGGTGGGCGACCGGGATCGGGGTGAAAGCGGACCGCGCCGATATCACGCGCCCGAAGGATCTGGACGGCAAGACCTACGCCGGTTTCGGCGATCCCGGCGAAGTGGAGGCGCTGCAGCAGGTGATCCGGAACGACGGCGGTACCGGTGATTTCGAGTCGGTCACGCTGGGCACGTCCGCCTACGAGGCCGTCTACTCCGGCCGAGCGGATTTCACCGTCTCCTACCTGGCCTGGGAGGGTATCGAGGCCGAACACAACGGCACGCCGATGAAGTACTTCCGGTATACGGATTTCGGTTTTCCCGACTCGTACGCCATCGTGATCGACGCCAACGAGGACTGGCTGGCCGCCGACCCCGACCGCGCGGCGCGGTTCGTGCAGGCGCTGCAGCGCGGCTACCAGTTCGCCGCGGACGATCCGGATGCGGCTGCCCAGGACCTCATCGACGCCAACCCCGGCGCGTTCAACGATGAGAAGCTGGTGTTCGAGAGTCAGCGCATGCTGGCCGAGCAGTTCATGAAGGGACCCGACGGCCGGGTAGGCGCACAGACCCGGGAGCAGTGGGCGGCCAACTCCGGATTCCTGTACGAGAAGGGTCTGCTCACCGGTCCCGACGGTGCGCCGCTGGCCCAGGAACCCGACTGGTCGACGTACTTCACCGATGACTACCTCTCCTCCCCGTAG
- a CDS encoding Asp23/Gls24 family envelope stress response protein: MTAAAADLPGTTTVSARAVGRIAAAAAAEVAGVDTPVRVDATISGDRTALELRLPIRYPEPVGRVTDICREHLLRRTEELTGLGVARVDIVVTALTRRGVVTGRVR, translated from the coding sequence GTGACCGCCGCGGCCGCCGACCTCCCCGGAACCACCACCGTCAGCGCACGGGCCGTCGGGCGGATCGCGGCCGCGGCCGCGGCCGAGGTGGCCGGCGTCGACACCCCGGTGCGGGTCGACGCGACGATCTCCGGCGACCGGACCGCTCTCGAGCTCCGGTTGCCGATCCGCTACCCCGAGCCGGTGGGACGGGTCACCGACATCTGCCGCGAACATCTGCTGCGCCGCACCGAGGAACTGACCGGCCTCGGGGTCGCACGCGTCGATATCGTCGTCACCGCGCTGACGCGCCGCGGGGTCGTCACCGGGAGAGTCCGGTGA